A genomic region of Brevibacillus sp. JNUCC-41 contains the following coding sequences:
- a CDS encoding transketolase family protein, with product MANQEAPRKGFADALIRLGEKHDNLVVLDADCAKSNMTNLYKNRFPERFFNIGISECDLVGTAAGMAVAGKVPFANAYANFLTGRAFDQMRISVCYSNNNVKIVGHNAGTSAAQEGATHLPLEDISLMRSLPRMTVIVPADAVEMEKAVEAAYYHEGPIYLRVGKLPVPIVTKKEEPFKIGKAIKYREGSDITIISTGIMLDESLKAAGELEKQGVSAELLHIHTIKPIDKEAIIASAAKTKHVITVEEHSIIGGLGSAVAEVLSENQPTKLRRIGTNDRFGVSGKMDELLDLFELRAHRIISTANELLGHRVTS from the coding sequence ATGGCAAATCAAGAAGCACCACGTAAAGGTTTTGCTGATGCACTGATTAGACTTGGAGAAAAACATGACAATCTAGTAGTACTTGACGCGGACTGCGCAAAATCGAATATGACAAATCTATATAAAAATAGATTTCCAGAACGCTTTTTCAACATCGGTATTTCTGAATGTGATTTAGTAGGTACCGCAGCCGGTATGGCAGTGGCGGGTAAAGTACCATTTGCCAATGCTTATGCAAACTTCCTTACTGGGCGCGCATTTGATCAAATGAGAATTTCAGTATGTTATTCAAATAACAATGTGAAAATTGTCGGTCATAACGCTGGTACATCAGCTGCTCAAGAAGGTGCAACACATTTACCGCTTGAAGATATTTCTTTAATGCGCTCACTTCCACGTATGACTGTAATTGTTCCAGCTGATGCGGTTGAAATGGAAAAAGCAGTAGAAGCTGCTTATTACCATGAAGGACCAATTTACCTCCGTGTTGGCAAATTACCAGTACCGATCGTTACCAAAAAAGAAGAACCATTCAAAATAGGTAAAGCAATTAAATACCGTGAAGGATCTGATATTACAATCATCAGTACGGGGATAATGCTTGATGAATCACTAAAAGCAGCAGGTGAATTGGAAAAGCAAGGCGTAAGCGCTGAACTTTTACACATCCATACAATTAAACCTATTGATAAAGAAGCCATTATTGCATCTGCTGCAAAAACAAAACATGTCATCACAGTTGAAGAGCATTCAATTATAGGTGGATTAGGTAGTGCTGTTGCTGAAGTATTATCGGAAAACCAACCAACTAAATTAAGAAGAATCGGTACAAATGACCGTTTTGGGGTTTCTGGAAAAATGGATGAATTACTTGATTTATTTGAATTAAGAGCACACCGTATTATTTCTACTGCAAATGAATTATTAGGGCATAGAGTAACTAGCTAA
- a CDS encoding four-carbon acid sugar kinase family protein: MSNATQYLSLKDTLDLFSKSDDSLRAKIKAHLNQTNHKFIVLDDDPTGVQTVHDIFVITDWGKDWIKKGLSNERSVLYILTNTRSYNAEKTENINREIVQNIVDVTKEMGINYSIISRSDSTLRGHYPLEINVLQDELLKTANVQISGHLIIPAFFEAHRYTLDNTHYLGMDGQLIPVNETEFANDSVFGFNTANLPKWIEEKTNGSVNSESALIISLEDIHDGGIDKVYEILLSANNNAPIIVNAKSYYDLDIVSLAVLKAIDSGKQFLFRTAASFVKSIAGIQDRPYLSANEIVSNDESQNNGGFIIVGSHTNKTTEQIKELMNRYPIEQIEMNVAKVLNKETRIEELTRVCQLVDQNISSNRDTLVYTSRDLISAKDKEENLKISQTVSSSLVKVIRSLKVKPKFIIAKGGITSSDVATDGLKIKYAKVLGQAIAGVPVWLTGSEAKFKDTPYIVFPGNVGDKGSIAQIFENIKKDQKGEI; encoded by the coding sequence TTGTCAAACGCAACCCAATATCTAAGTTTAAAGGATACTTTAGACCTCTTCTCTAAATCGGATGACAGCCTTCGTGCAAAAATCAAAGCTCATTTAAATCAAACAAATCATAAGTTTATCGTTTTAGATGATGATCCAACTGGTGTCCAAACGGTACATGATATTTTTGTCATTACGGACTGGGGAAAAGATTGGATTAAAAAAGGGTTATCTAATGAGAGAAGTGTACTTTATATTTTAACAAACACAAGAAGTTATAATGCAGAAAAAACGGAAAACATCAATAGGGAGATTGTCCAAAACATTGTTGACGTTACTAAGGAAATGGGTATTAATTATTCGATTATTAGTAGAAGTGACTCAACATTAAGAGGGCATTATCCACTTGAAATTAATGTGCTCCAAGATGAATTATTAAAAACTGCTAATGTACAAATTTCAGGTCATTTAATCATACCGGCTTTTTTTGAAGCACATCGTTACACCTTGGATAATACTCATTATTTAGGGATGGATGGTCAGCTTATCCCAGTAAATGAAACAGAATTTGCGAATGATTCCGTTTTCGGGTTCAATACTGCTAATTTGCCGAAATGGATTGAAGAGAAGACAAATGGAAGCGTAAATTCAGAGTCAGCTTTGATCATTTCACTTGAAGATATTCATGATGGTGGCATTGATAAAGTTTATGAGATTTTACTATCTGCCAACAATAATGCTCCTATTATAGTAAATGCTAAATCTTATTATGATTTGGACATCGTATCATTAGCTGTCCTTAAAGCAATTGATTCTGGCAAGCAATTCTTGTTTAGAACTGCAGCATCTTTTGTAAAATCGATTGCGGGAATTCAGGATCGTCCATATTTATCAGCTAATGAGATTGTTTCAAATGATGAAAGCCAAAACAATGGTGGCTTTATTATAGTAGGTTCTCACACGAATAAAACTACGGAACAAATTAAGGAACTAATGAATAGATACCCGATTGAACAAATCGAAATGAATGTTGCGAAAGTTCTGAATAAAGAAACGAGAATTGAAGAGCTAACACGAGTATGTCAATTAGTAGATCAAAATATTTCTTCTAATCGCGATACGCTTGTATATACGAGTAGAGATTTAATTAGTGCGAAAGATAAGGAAGAAAACTTAAAGATTAGTCAAACTGTTTCAAGTTCTTTAGTTAAAGTTATTCGCTCACTAAAAGTAAAGCCGAAATTCATCATTGCAAAAGGCGGTATAACTTCGAGTGATGTGGCAACTGACGGCTTAAAAATAAAATATGCAAAAGTTTTAGGGCAAGCGATCGCCGGTGTTCCAGTATGGTTAACCGGAAGTGAAGCTAAGTTCAAAGATACACCTTATATCGTATTTCCAGGCAACGTTGGGGATAAAGGTTCGATTGCTCAAATCTTTGAAAATATAAAAAAGGATCAAAAGGGAGAGATATAA
- a CDS encoding thiamine pyrophosphate-binding protein — MAKQKMTAAELIALYLEKRGVKHVYGIPGAAILPFYDAVKELTKIESYIVRHEQTGAFMADGYSRATGEVGVCAATSGPGGTNFLTGLYGAWMDSIPMIAITGQQKNSLIGTMQFQEAPIVEMAKPVTKAAYRLTDGSKTAEFIHEAWVTATTGRKGPVLLDLPIDQQKVEIEVDLDELIASTPVDNLPQASDADIEKTLELLKDAKRPVLLSGGGVNIANATTELKALAEELQIPVVTSGMGMDTFPNDHPLFAGRMGTMLDTPFGNKTIIEADLVINLAGRFADRSTGNVSVFTQNGKKIVHVNLDNKEIGKVVPTNLGIVSDVKAFMIKLTEAHKALGAHVAATAEVGTKVNLAEERKKWARKTDYTTLPIRQERALRELREFLDRDAFVSHDCGISQIWSSQLFETYEPRTYLLTGGAGTMGWGLGAAMAAKLAFPERQSVNILGDGSLGMSLQDIATAAKHDIPVIIFCMNNSLMGLIRQQQNWFYNERQISTDLIYKNELCDNEERGIDFVKTAEGMGVRGELVTHYDDIKPALQRAVDSGKPYLIEVIVDPDPKNACEFSNNGALNGFKYSEKIDYSK; from the coding sequence ATGGCTAAACAAAAAATGACAGCTGCTGAGTTAATTGCCTTGTATTTAGAAAAAAGAGGAGTGAAACACGTTTATGGTATACCGGGAGCTGCAATTTTACCATTCTATGATGCAGTAAAAGAATTAACTAAAATTGAATCTTATATTGTCCGTCACGAGCAAACTGGTGCTTTCATGGCTGACGGTTATTCAAGAGCAACTGGTGAAGTGGGTGTATGTGCTGCCACATCAGGTCCTGGTGGAACTAACTTCTTAACTGGTCTTTATGGTGCATGGATGGATTCCATACCAATGATAGCAATTACTGGTCAACAAAAAAATAGTCTAATTGGAACCATGCAATTCCAAGAAGCGCCTATCGTTGAAATGGCAAAACCTGTAACGAAAGCTGCTTACCGTTTAACTGACGGCTCGAAAACCGCTGAATTTATTCACGAAGCATGGGTAACAGCAACTACTGGCAGAAAAGGTCCAGTCCTTCTTGATTTACCGATTGACCAACAAAAAGTAGAAATAGAAGTAGACCTAGATGAGCTTATCGCTTCTACTCCAGTCGATAACTTACCACAAGCTTCCGATGCCGATATAGAGAAAACATTAGAATTATTAAAAGATGCTAAAAGACCAGTCTTACTTTCTGGTGGAGGGGTTAACATTGCAAACGCTACTACTGAATTAAAAGCGTTAGCTGAAGAACTGCAAATCCCTGTAGTGACTTCTGGCATGGGGATGGATACATTCCCCAACGATCACCCTTTATTCGCTGGACGTATGGGAACGATGCTTGATACTCCATTCGGTAACAAAACAATTATTGAAGCTGACTTAGTCATCAACCTTGCCGGACGTTTCGCTGATCGTTCTACTGGAAATGTTTCGGTATTCACACAAAACGGTAAGAAAATTGTCCACGTAAACCTTGATAATAAAGAAATTGGTAAAGTTGTACCAACTAATTTAGGTATCGTTTCTGATGTTAAAGCTTTCATGATTAAACTTACAGAAGCCCATAAAGCACTTGGCGCTCATGTCGCTGCAACTGCCGAAGTAGGTACTAAAGTTAACTTAGCTGAAGAGCGTAAGAAATGGGCACGTAAAACGGATTACACAACACTTCCAATCAGACAAGAGCGTGCATTGCGAGAACTTCGTGAATTCTTGGATCGCGATGCCTTCGTATCACATGACTGTGGTATCAGCCAGATCTGGTCTAGTCAATTATTTGAAACGTATGAACCAAGAACATACTTATTAACTGGCGGTGCGGGTACAATGGGGTGGGGGCTTGGTGCAGCAATGGCAGCGAAACTTGCATTCCCTGAAAGACAAAGTGTAAACATCCTTGGTGATGGAAGCTTAGGGATGTCATTACAAGATATTGCTACAGCTGCAAAACATGATATTCCGGTCATTATTTTCTGTATGAATAACTCATTAATGGGATTAATTCGCCAACAACAAAACTGGTTCTATAATGAACGCCAAATTTCTACAGACTTAATTTACAAAAATGAATTATGTGATAATGAAGAGCGAGGAATCGACTTTGTTAAAACGGCTGAAGGTATGGGTGTTCGTGGTGAGCTTGTTACACATTATGATGATATCAAACCAGCTCTACAACGTGCAGTTGACTCAGGTAAACCATATTTAATAGAAGTTATAGTTGATCCAGATCCTAAGAACGCATGCGAATTCTCTAATAACGGTGCACTTAATGGCTTTAAATACTCTGAAAAAATTGATTATTCTAAATAA
- a CDS encoding sugar phosphate isomerase/epimerase family protein, whose product MSANLHNSMKVGIVHFMAYPETMGGDGPAVETIKKIVQDDFFSGIEITSINNPEERKEAAQILQSGGMNVGFGAQPILLRNKGNLNSFDEAERRRAIDLVKGGIDQAYEVNAAKLGFLSGAKPDTQQDVALQLLTNSIKELCDYAKSKGDLVLSLETFDDETDKKCLIGSNKLAVEVAKEVRKVDPTFGLMLDLSHLPMQRETSHDALTVARDYINHAHIGNCYIKDTSDPAYGDQHPRFGYPGSEVDVSELAEYLRSLLEIGYIGEGIKNIVAFEVKPVGTESSDIVIAQSKRTLVDAWSLLHSKKGRLVS is encoded by the coding sequence ATGTCAGCAAATCTTCATAATTCTATGAAAGTCGGAATTGTTCACTTTATGGCTTATCCGGAAACAATGGGTGGAGATGGCCCAGCTGTTGAAACAATTAAGAAAATTGTACAAGATGATTTTTTCTCTGGAATTGAAATTACATCCATTAACAATCCTGAAGAACGTAAAGAGGCTGCTCAAATTTTACAATCTGGTGGAATGAATGTAGGATTTGGTGCACAACCGATTCTATTAAGAAACAAAGGAAACCTTAATTCTTTTGATGAAGCTGAGCGTAGAAGGGCTATCGATTTAGTAAAAGGCGGAATTGACCAAGCTTACGAAGTAAATGCTGCTAAACTTGGTTTCTTAAGTGGGGCTAAACCAGATACTCAACAAGATGTTGCCTTACAATTACTAACGAATTCTATCAAAGAATTATGCGATTATGCAAAATCTAAAGGTGATTTAGTACTCTCACTTGAAACATTTGATGATGAGACTGATAAGAAATGTCTAATCGGTTCGAATAAACTTGCTGTTGAAGTTGCAAAAGAAGTTCGTAAAGTAGATCCCACTTTCGGTTTAATGCTTGATTTAAGTCATTTACCAATGCAACGTGAAACGTCTCATGATGCATTAACGGTTGCTCGTGATTATATTAACCATGCCCATATCGGAAATTGCTATATTAAAGATACTTCTGATCCTGCTTACGGCGATCAGCATCCGCGTTTCGGATATCCAGGAAGTGAAGTTGATGTTTCTGAATTAGCGGAGTATTTACGATCCCTATTAGAAATCGGTTACATCGGTGAAGGCATAAAGAATATAGTCGCTTTTGAAGTAAAACCTGTCGGTACAGAATCATCAGATATTGTAATTGCACAGTCAAAACGTACTCTCGTTGATGCATGGTCATTATTACATTCAAAAAAAGGGCGTTTAGTTAGTTAG
- a CDS encoding allantoate amidohydrolase, whose protein sequence is MVKLQKDVDAIRINTRTEELAACSSTSVGVTRLPFTVESLKAERLVEEWMKAAGMTVRKDALNNIIGRYEGKDPTAPVLMIGSHLDSVIEAGKYDGILGVITGIEVVQTLKDNGIILYNPIEVVGFCDEEGVRFHSTFLGSKAIAGTFTAEDLERADEQGITIAEALKGIGIADPYAFKKASRTPEELLAYLELHIEQGPVLEKENEPVGIVRGIAGATRFYFEIIGKSGHAGTVPVALRQDALLGASDLISYIENIAVQNEPLVATIGKLTVSPGASNVIPGLVTGTLDIRDLNVDRKKKAIDAILTESERVAKARGLQIHFEQVMEADPVYCDEQLIKVIEESISELDGSAISLVSGAGHDAMAMADVTNVAMIFVRCKDGLSHHPDEFVTVEDMGVGARVLYSTVIKIATKQY, encoded by the coding sequence TTGGTTAAACTTCAGAAGGATGTTGACGCTATAAGAATCAACACTAGAACCGAAGAACTTGCTGCTTGTTCATCCACATCTGTTGGTGTCACTAGACTACCTTTCACAGTGGAAAGTTTAAAAGCAGAAAGACTAGTTGAAGAGTGGATGAAAGCAGCTGGGATGACGGTAAGAAAAGATGCTCTTAACAATATAATCGGACGTTATGAAGGGAAAGATCCTACAGCTCCAGTTTTAATGATTGGTTCACATTTAGATAGCGTGATTGAAGCAGGTAAATATGACGGTATTCTAGGTGTTATAACTGGAATCGAAGTTGTTCAAACTCTTAAGGATAATGGCATTATATTATACAATCCAATCGAAGTGGTAGGTTTTTGTGATGAGGAAGGAGTAAGGTTTCACTCAACTTTCCTCGGTAGTAAAGCGATTGCAGGAACTTTTACTGCTGAAGATTTAGAAAGGGCAGATGAACAAGGAATAACAATTGCTGAAGCGTTAAAAGGAATTGGTATTGCTGACCCATATGCTTTTAAAAAGGCTAGTCGTACTCCAGAAGAACTTCTCGCTTATTTGGAACTTCATATCGAACAGGGGCCTGTGCTTGAGAAGGAGAATGAACCTGTCGGAATAGTTCGTGGGATTGCTGGTGCTACAAGATTTTATTTTGAAATTATCGGGAAATCTGGACATGCAGGGACAGTTCCTGTTGCCCTTAGACAAGATGCACTTTTAGGAGCAAGTGATCTCATTTCCTACATTGAGAACATCGCTGTCCAAAATGAACCATTAGTAGCGACAATTGGTAAACTTACTGTAAGCCCGGGTGCTAGTAATGTAATACCTGGTCTTGTAACAGGGACACTGGATATCCGTGATTTAAATGTGGATCGTAAGAAAAAAGCCATTGATGCCATATTAACTGAAAGTGAAAGAGTAGCAAAAGCTAGAGGACTCCAAATTCATTTTGAACAGGTCATGGAAGCCGATCCTGTATACTGTGATGAACAATTGATTAAAGTAATCGAGGAGTCCATTAGCGAACTGGATGGTAGTGCTATCAGTCTTGTAAGCGGTGCTGGCCACGATGCAATGGCTATGGCGGATGTAACGAATGTTGCAATGATTTTCGTTCGTTGTAAAGATGGTCTTAGTCATCACCCTGATGAATTCGTTACTGTAGAAGATATGGGTGTAGGAGCTAGAGTTCTTTACTCTACAGTAATTAAAATAGCCACAAAACAATATTGA
- a CDS encoding PucR family transcriptional regulator gives MKKVEDLFIVDVFREAKIIAGHAGLKRKVESIEISETPDAINFLAENSLLLTTGYAFKDDPHALCNLISQINELPCAGIAIKLKRFIDKIPPDVIELADSLEFPIIQIPETLTLGAVAHQLLSFIWDNQIEELFYAMHIHKEFTNMMIKGYSLNSLIENLGSLLKCPVLLLDPIGDVTSFSHHFRTGNMKIVMKNVQEHIKSDIETYLEKNQLTIDIQNTDISIKMFRVKTMRSYPYLLIILHPEKLSFPSSQLAIEQASTVISFTLLKNEAIRENSRLLENNFFASLVDGKISNKQEIIHRGKQHGLIDNMKYSCIVCKIDYDKQNALQKSAEIMNRSYDYLYKFLHKSFLKIDTNNIVFMKDGYFVILMQSPLNLNDSIKSIIEERLKEFQNEAYSKLKISLSFGVGNFSNDLTYIHLTYEEAVEAWTHGSELFQNKFINFYETKQLIELIRLIPEKDLKKFYENTLRSLSYPKNKDEKDLINTLLVYLDNNCELAITSRKLFVHRNTVKYRIAKCEDILNYSVHDSKNSLHLRIALLMGSIFRDNSD, from the coding sequence ATGAAAAAGGTAGAAGATTTATTTATCGTTGATGTGTTTCGAGAAGCCAAAATTATTGCTGGACATGCCGGACTTAAAAGGAAAGTAGAATCCATTGAGATTTCAGAAACACCAGATGCCATCAATTTTTTAGCTGAAAACTCCCTATTATTGACAACAGGATACGCTTTTAAAGACGACCCTCATGCATTATGCAATCTCATTTCCCAAATTAATGAACTTCCATGTGCAGGGATCGCCATTAAACTTAAAAGGTTCATTGATAAGATACCGCCGGATGTAATCGAATTAGCTGACTCATTAGAATTTCCCATTATTCAAATTCCAGAGACATTAACATTAGGTGCGGTTGCTCATCAATTATTAAGCTTTATATGGGATAACCAAATCGAAGAGTTATTTTATGCGATGCATATTCACAAGGAATTTACCAATATGATGATAAAAGGCTACAGCCTGAATTCTTTAATTGAAAATCTTGGCTCCCTATTAAAATGTCCTGTTCTCCTACTTGATCCTATTGGTGATGTGACATCCTTTTCTCATCATTTTCGTACAGGAAATATGAAAATCGTTATGAAAAATGTTCAGGAACACATTAAAAGTGATATAGAAACATACCTAGAAAAAAACCAGCTCACAATCGACATCCAAAATACTGACATTTCTATAAAAATGTTTCGGGTGAAAACTATGCGTTCCTATCCATATTTACTAATAATTCTTCACCCTGAGAAGCTTTCATTCCCATCTTCCCAATTAGCTATAGAGCAAGCATCAACAGTCATTTCATTTACGCTGCTTAAAAACGAGGCAATTAGAGAAAACAGTCGTTTGTTAGAAAATAACTTTTTTGCTTCCCTTGTTGATGGAAAGATATCCAACAAACAAGAAATTATTCATAGGGGAAAACAGCATGGCTTAATCGACAATATGAAATACTCATGCATTGTATGTAAGATTGATTATGATAAACAAAACGCTTTACAAAAAAGTGCAGAAATAATGAATAGATCATACGACTATTTATATAAATTTTTACATAAATCATTTTTAAAAATAGATACTAACAACATCGTTTTTATGAAAGATGGTTATTTTGTTATTTTGATGCAATCTCCTCTGAATCTTAATGATTCGATTAAAAGCATAATAGAAGAAAGACTGAAGGAATTCCAGAATGAGGCTTATTCAAAGCTAAAAATTTCGTTGTCGTTTGGAGTTGGTAACTTTTCTAATGACCTTACCTATATCCACCTTACATACGAAGAGGCAGTGGAAGCATGGACACATGGGTCTGAACTGTTTCAAAATAAATTTATAAACTTTTACGAGACCAAGCAATTAATCGAACTGATTCGGTTAATTCCCGAAAAAGATTTAAAAAAGTTTTATGAAAATACTTTACGTTCTCTATCCTATCCGAAAAATAAAGATGAAAAAGACTTAATTAATACCTTATTGGTATATTTGGATAATAATTGTGAACTTGCGATTACATCCAGGAAACTGTTTGTTCACCGTAATACCGTTAAATACCGAATTGCCAAATGTGAGGACATTTTGAATTATTCCGTTCATGATTCAAAAAACTCACTTCATTTACGTATAGCTTTACTCATGGGTTCAATTTTCAGAGATAACAGTGATTAA
- a CDS encoding allantoinase, protein MATYDLLIRNGNLVMLDSIVQGDIAIKEGKIKEVSIGKKIDAIATREINAEGQHILPGLIDTHVHFNEPGRTEWEGVQTGSRSLAAGGVTTYFDMPLNSTPPTINKEYLALKRACSEEKSVINCRFWGGLTPENIENIKELDENGVIGFKAFMSPSGIIDFNHVDDITIFKGMREIASIGSLLAVHAESTVICDQLTQEKQRQNKTTAKDFVESRPIISEIEAVRRIISYAEATGCKLHIVHASSRKVVDVINQAKQRGLDITVETCPHYLSLTVKDLEEKGGLAKCCPPLRDDEEVEQLWEAVANGEIDVIASDHSPAPASMKKVINEDFFSAWGGISGAQTTLNIMLTEGHFNRNLPLGKIVELTSTNPAKLFGLYPHKGIIAVDSDADLAIVNLNKSFELKEEDLFYRHQQSPYVGRTFKGQVTTTIVNGAIVFENGSITTVEKVKSSVVKL, encoded by the coding sequence ATGGCTACATATGATTTACTCATTAGAAATGGAAATCTTGTAATGTTAGATTCGATTGTTCAAGGAGATATTGCGATTAAGGAAGGGAAAATTAAAGAAGTGTCCATCGGAAAAAAAATTGATGCTATTGCAACAAGAGAAATTAATGCTGAGGGGCAGCACATCCTCCCAGGATTAATTGACACTCATGTTCATTTCAACGAGCCAGGCAGAACTGAATGGGAAGGTGTTCAAACTGGTAGCAGAAGTTTAGCGGCAGGTGGGGTAACAACCTATTTTGATATGCCATTGAACAGTACACCACCAACAATCAATAAAGAATATTTGGCATTAAAGAGAGCTTGCTCCGAAGAAAAGTCGGTAATCAATTGCCGCTTTTGGGGTGGACTTACACCTGAAAATATTGAGAATATTAAGGAACTTGATGAAAATGGAGTAATTGGATTTAAAGCTTTTATGTCACCGAGCGGAATTATCGATTTCAATCATGTCGATGATATTACGATTTTTAAAGGGATGAGAGAAATTGCCTCTATAGGTTCACTTTTAGCCGTTCATGCTGAAAGCACAGTCATTTGTGATCAGCTTACACAAGAAAAACAAAGACAAAATAAAACGACTGCAAAGGACTTCGTTGAATCAAGACCGATAATTTCCGAAATTGAAGCGGTTAGAAGAATAATTTCATATGCTGAAGCTACAGGTTGTAAACTGCATATTGTTCATGCGAGCAGCCGGAAAGTAGTGGACGTCATTAATCAGGCAAAGCAAAGAGGCCTAGATATTACGGTAGAAACATGCCCTCATTATTTATCTTTGACAGTAAAAGACTTAGAGGAAAAAGGCGGATTGGCAAAATGCTGTCCTCCACTGCGTGATGATGAAGAAGTAGAACAATTATGGGAAGCTGTAGCAAACGGTGAAATTGACGTTATAGCATCCGACCATTCACCAGCACCTGCATCTATGAAAAAGGTAATAAATGAAGACTTTTTCAGTGCCTGGGGTGGGATTTCTGGTGCTCAAACTACGCTCAATATTATGTTGACAGAGGGGCATTTTAACCGGAATCTTCCTCTGGGGAAAATTGTTGAATTAACATCAACGAATCCAGCTAAGTTATTTGGCCTTTATCCCCATAAAGGGATAATAGCGGTTGATAGCGATGCTGATTTGGCGATAGTTAATCTGAACAAAAGCTTCGAGCTAAAAGAGGAAGATTTGTTCTACCGCCATCAGCAGTCGCCTTATGTTGGTAGGACATTCAAAGGGCAAGTAACGACGACGATCGTCAATGGGGCTATTGTTTTTGAAAATGGAAGCATTACCACTGTGGAAAAAGTAAAATCTAGTGTTGTTAAGCTATAA
- the allE gene encoding (S)-ureidoglycine aminohydrolase has product MGYPKDLLASRSIIEHGKYALIAPEGLVNNVVPGFENCIISILGSPKLGASFVDYIVTMQKEGKNSEGFGGQEDVETFVYVIEGKIKAAAGEQEFVLDESGYLYCPPGTKMYLENQLDGDSKLFLYKQKYRPLEGRRPWVYSNHANNIEFRIYDDMHNVHLKDLLPADIDFDMNFHILSFDPAASHPFIETHVQEHGAYLLSGEGMYNLDNQWVPVKKGDYIFMGPYVHQAAYAVGRENLTYVYSKDCNRDASL; this is encoded by the coding sequence ATGGGTTATCCTAAAGATTTATTAGCAAGCAGATCAATAATTGAGCACGGTAAATATGCTTTAATTGCACCTGAGGGATTGGTCAATAATGTTGTTCCAGGATTTGAGAATTGTATCATTTCCATTTTGGGTTCTCCAAAGCTTGGAGCAAGCTTTGTCGATTATATTGTGACAATGCAAAAGGAAGGAAAGAACAGCGAGGGGTTTGGTGGACAAGAAGATGTAGAGACATTTGTCTATGTTATTGAAGGGAAAATAAAAGCTGCTGCAGGTGAACAAGAGTTTGTCCTCGATGAAAGCGGTTATTTATACTGTCCTCCAGGAACAAAGATGTATTTAGAAAACCAATTGGATGGAGATTCTAAACTATTCCTATATAAGCAAAAATATCGTCCGCTTGAAGGACGGAGGCCATGGGTTTATTCAAACCATGCCAACAATATTGAATTTAGGATTTATGATGATATGCATAATGTCCATCTTAAAGATCTTTTGCCTGCTGATATAGATTTTGATATGAATTTTCATATTCTTTCCTTTGATCCTGCTGCCTCTCATCCGTTCATCGAAACACATGTGCAAGAACATGGCGCCTACTTACTCTCGGGAGAAGGGATGTATAATCTGGATAATCAGTGGGTTCCTGTAAAGAAAGGAGATTACATTTTTATGGGTCCATATGTACATCAAGCAGCCTATGCGGTAGGTAGAGAAAATTTAACATATGTTTACTCTAAAGATTGTAATCGTGATGCATCCTTGTAA
- a CDS encoding cupin domain-containing protein: MDQNIILNKKSIIEERVFEIDKIAKFDSNAPQKNYFYETDKTVGAVWCLEPEQEVYLHSHSNVDDIWVCIEGEGTYFPDLENEITIRKGMVVLAKPNQIHGMRNTGNSRFMFVGFAAGALPMDITRY, translated from the coding sequence ATGGACCAGAATATAATTTTGAACAAAAAGTCGATAATAGAGGAAAGAGTTTTTGAAATCGATAAAATAGCAAAATTCGATTCCAATGCACCACAAAAAAATTATTTCTATGAAACGGATAAAACTGTTGGGGCAGTTTGGTGTCTTGAACCTGAGCAGGAAGTATATTTACATTCTCATTCGAATGTTGATGATATTTGGGTTTGCATAGAGGGGGAAGGAACATACTTTCCGGATTTAGAGAATGAGATTACGATCAGAAAAGGAATGGTAGTATTGGCCAAGCCTAATCAAATTCATGGAATGCGTAATACAGGAAACAGTCGATTCATGTTTGTAGGCTTTGCTGCAGGGGCATTGCCAATGGATATAACAAGATATTAG